From one Bacillus sp. FJAT-42376 genomic stretch:
- the lipA gene encoding lipoyl synthase: MAKQEEHLRKPEWLKIKLNTNENYTGLKKLMREKNLHTVCEEAKCPNIHECWAVRRTATFMILGSVCTRACRFCAVKTGLPTELDLQEPERVADSVALMNLKHAVVTAVARDDLKDGGSQVFAETVRAIRRKSPFTTVEVLPSDMGGSYENLKTLMDARPDILNHNIETVERLTPRVRARAKYDRSLELLRRSKELQPDIPTKSSLMVGLGETKEEILQTMDDLRANHVDIMTIGQYLQPSKKHLKVQKYYHPDEFAELKEIAMSKGFSHCEAGPMVRSSYHADEQVNEASKKRQANA; the protein is encoded by the coding sequence TTGGCAAAACAAGAGGAACATTTGCGTAAACCGGAATGGTTAAAAATAAAATTGAATACGAACGAAAACTACACAGGCTTAAAGAAATTAATGAGGGAAAAAAACCTTCATACAGTCTGTGAGGAAGCAAAATGTCCAAATATTCATGAATGCTGGGCGGTCAGACGCACAGCGACCTTCATGATTCTTGGATCCGTTTGTACCCGTGCATGCCGGTTTTGTGCAGTTAAAACAGGCCTTCCAACGGAGCTTGATCTTCAAGAGCCGGAACGCGTGGCAGATTCTGTCGCTCTGATGAATCTGAAGCATGCGGTTGTAACAGCCGTTGCAAGGGATGATCTGAAAGATGGCGGCTCCCAGGTATTTGCTGAAACGGTGCGGGCGATCCGCAGAAAAAGTCCATTCACAACAGTCGAAGTACTTCCATCCGATATGGGCGGATCTTATGAAAACCTTAAAACATTAATGGATGCCCGTCCGGATATTTTAAACCACAATATCGAGACGGTTGAGCGTCTGACTCCAAGAGTACGTGCCCGGGCGAAATATGACCGCTCACTTGAACTGCTTCGCCGTTCAAAAGAACTGCAGCCTGATATTCCAACGAAAAGCTCTCTAATGGTAGGGCTCGGCGAAACGAAAGAGGAAATTCTTCAAACGATGGATGATCTGCGTGCGAATCATGTAGACATTATGACGATCGGCCAGTATCTGCAGCCGTCTAAAAAGCATTTGAAAGTCCAAAAGTATTACCATCCCGATGAGTTTGCAGAACTAAAGGAAATTGCAATGAGCAAAGGCTTCAGTCACTGTGAAGCGGGTCCTATGGTCCGTTCTTCTTATCATGCGGATGAGCAGGTAAATGAAGCTTCCAAAAAACGCCAGGCAAATGCATAA